The following proteins come from a genomic window of Lachnoclostridium phytofermentans ISDg:
- a CDS encoding DUF5717 family protein → MKEKIEQLAKGVFIYNLPEVILSEESLELYVECGSIYRGSFTIQNNQNTRMKGVLYSSNQNLHIENDRFIGEVSTIEYYFTAEYLETLTSYEETIHIISDCGEFVLPVIIHITSPSCESSVGKIKNLFEFAGLAQTNWEEAKEVFQSEKFGQVIAYYDNQYLLLYQALKKSSSASQALEEFLIATHKKVPASYQVDKTELQYEAGSYNFMDKLLIKKEGWGHSEVIIKSDAKFLQPQMNTLRMESFADGEAELNFVVQTEGMKEGLHYGNITIDVALQRFVIKVSVHCRRQNVVRRITLQKEKSCYVKLTKNYLDFRLDRISLSKYVSDAESILLTLLSGEKESIFYELFHLHLKLISGKEGMVTSTFEALEQKEEELKKTEPVAYGIYLYLKTLRKKSNQDALSVFQEVMELSEQYPKELFLFWCQLYLNKSYTSNPAQKLKDLKDRFQQGIHSPILYYEAALLLREDTLLLRELDSFELQVISFALRNHFLKKETATTVAYLASKCKVPHRHLLRILDEIYEQYGLKDALYAIISILIRGHKRETRYHRYYRLGMEKQLRITELPEYYIYSMGEEYQEIHPAVISYFTYENKLPDRKRAFYYACLLTKHRENMTIMEHHRVEMLQFLKRQLFAGVFHRHLTVIADALLPDTSVDTELAELIPKISFVHEVVCENPKIKSVAIVHKELQEECIVPLTEGQAFINLYTEQAQIFFIDHKEQRYYTLASYTLKKLTHLTPLLENCYAINPDQAELIIYLSEKDQFYQKFDEYTIELRKRIVQQSTLTKEYRREFVQTLIHYYYDNFEGEILESYLKNIDLKVFEQQSRYKMIEFMILREMYPLALRAMEELGYEGVEIKRLQRLCNHLLASPDEVSRYQEILLQIAFYLFTKGYYEEVTLSYLVKYFYGTTAQMYDLWKMAKEKSIDTLDLEERLLGQMLFAESYLGNAIQVFLSFYNKGCNRKLTRAFISFYSYKYLLRDRVTEPELFEVIRKELNYEENDVALRALLKHYSTKEQLTDDEVKFIDYHLSRLVQKGVVLPFFKEFKRNMRIPQHMYDKCYVEYHTNPKNRVVIHYSYGYESGEKDFAVEEMQNQCYGIFVKEFILFYNEELQYYITEITEQGEEVTESKTIIGTMEEEASGEDCYIQLNHIMEAKELKDDATVLRLLDNYVKQKFTIDTLFKAID, encoded by the coding sequence ATGAAAGAGAAGATTGAGCAATTAGCAAAGGGTGTATTTATCTATAACTTACCTGAGGTTATCCTCTCAGAAGAATCGCTAGAACTTTATGTGGAGTGTGGGAGTATTTATCGTGGGTCCTTTACGATTCAAAATAATCAAAATACTAGGATGAAAGGTGTCTTATACTCCTCCAATCAAAACTTACATATCGAAAACGATCGGTTTATTGGCGAAGTTTCAACGATAGAATATTATTTTACAGCTGAGTATCTGGAGACTCTGACAAGCTATGAGGAGACGATTCATATTATTTCAGATTGCGGTGAATTTGTACTACCTGTTATCATACATATTACATCACCAAGTTGTGAATCTTCGGTAGGAAAGATAAAGAACTTATTTGAGTTTGCAGGGCTTGCACAGACAAATTGGGAAGAAGCAAAAGAAGTTTTTCAATCAGAGAAGTTCGGACAGGTGATTGCTTATTATGACAATCAATATCTATTACTCTACCAAGCACTTAAAAAGAGCAGTTCTGCCAGTCAGGCACTCGAAGAATTCTTAATCGCTACCCACAAAAAGGTACCAGCTTCCTATCAAGTAGATAAAACAGAACTTCAATATGAGGCAGGTTCTTATAACTTCATGGATAAGTTACTTATCAAAAAAGAGGGATGGGGACATTCTGAGGTCATTATAAAATCAGATGCTAAATTCCTTCAACCGCAAATGAATACATTACGTATGGAGAGTTTTGCAGATGGTGAGGCAGAGCTTAATTTTGTTGTACAAACGGAGGGAATGAAGGAAGGATTACATTATGGTAATATTACTATTGATGTTGCCTTACAGAGATTTGTAATAAAGGTTTCCGTTCATTGTAGAAGACAAAACGTTGTTAGGCGAATAACCTTACAAAAAGAGAAGTCTTGTTATGTAAAACTAACGAAAAACTATTTGGATTTTCGTTTGGACAGGATATCCTTATCCAAATATGTGAGTGATGCAGAGAGTATTTTACTTACTTTACTATCTGGAGAAAAAGAAAGTATTTTTTATGAGTTGTTCCACCTTCATCTTAAATTAATTTCTGGGAAAGAAGGAATGGTGACATCAACCTTTGAGGCACTGGAACAAAAGGAAGAAGAACTTAAGAAGACAGAACCAGTAGCATATGGAATTTATCTATATTTAAAAACATTAAGAAAAAAATCAAATCAGGATGCACTTAGTGTATTTCAAGAAGTAATGGAGTTATCGGAACAATATCCAAAGGAATTATTCCTATTTTGGTGTCAGCTATACTTGAATAAGTCCTATACTTCAAATCCTGCACAGAAATTAAAAGACTTGAAGGATCGATTCCAGCAAGGAATTCATAGCCCAATCTTATATTACGAAGCAGCTCTCTTACTTCGTGAAGATACCCTTTTGTTACGAGAGTTAGACTCCTTTGAATTACAGGTGATATCTTTTGCACTTAGAAATCATTTTTTAAAGAAAGAAACTGCAACTACAGTAGCATATTTGGCGAGTAAGTGTAAAGTTCCTCATAGGCATCTTCTTCGTATTTTGGATGAGATTTATGAACAATATGGATTAAAGGATGCTCTTTATGCGATCATTAGTATATTGATTCGTGGGCATAAAAGAGAGACTCGTTATCATCGCTATTATAGGCTTGGAATGGAAAAGCAATTAAGAATTACTGAACTTCCAGAGTATTATATCTATAGTATGGGGGAGGAGTATCAAGAGATACATCCTGCGGTAATATCTTATTTTACTTATGAGAATAAACTTCCGGATAGAAAAAGAGCTTTTTACTATGCTTGTTTACTGACGAAGCATAGAGAAAATATGACTATCATGGAACACCACCGTGTGGAAATGTTGCAGTTTTTAAAACGTCAGTTATTTGCTGGTGTGTTTCATCGCCATTTGACAGTTATAGCAGATGCATTACTTCCTGATACATCAGTGGATACAGAGCTTGCAGAATTAATACCTAAAATTTCGTTTGTTCATGAGGTGGTATGTGAAAATCCAAAGATTAAGAGCGTAGCCATTGTGCACAAGGAATTGCAGGAGGAATGCATTGTTCCATTAACAGAAGGACAAGCATTTATTAATCTTTATACAGAGCAAGCACAGATTTTCTTTATCGACCATAAAGAGCAACGTTATTACACATTGGCGTCTTATACCTTGAAGAAATTAACTCATTTGACACCGCTACTAGAAAACTGTTATGCAATAAATCCGGATCAGGCAGAATTAATTATATATTTATCAGAAAAAGATCAATTTTATCAAAAGTTTGATGAGTACACAATTGAGTTAAGAAAGAGAATAGTGCAGCAGTCAACCTTAACGAAGGAATATCGAAGGGAGTTTGTTCAAACCCTAATTCATTATTATTATGATAATTTTGAAGGAGAGATTTTAGAAAGCTATTTAAAAAATATTGATTTAAAGGTATTCGAACAACAAAGCCGTTATAAAATGATTGAATTTATGATACTTCGTGAAATGTATCCGTTAGCACTCCGAGCAATGGAGGAGCTAGGTTATGAGGGAGTAGAAATAAAAAGACTTCAAAGGTTATGCAATCATCTATTAGCAAGTCCTGATGAAGTATCGAGGTATCAAGAGATCTTATTACAGATTGCTTTTTATTTATTTACAAAGGGTTATTACGAGGAAGTAACTCTCTCTTATTTAGTGAAATATTTCTATGGCACAACAGCACAGATGTATGACTTATGGAAAATGGCGAAGGAGAAAAGTATTGATACTTTAGATTTAGAGGAGCGTCTACTTGGACAAATGCTGTTTGCAGAAAGTTATCTTGGAAATGCCATTCAGGTATTTTTATCTTTTTATAATAAAGGTTGCAATCGAAAGTTAACTCGTGCATTTATATCCTTCTACAGCTATAAATATCTGCTGCGAGACCGTGTTACGGAACCAGAATTGTTTGAGGTCATTCGTAAGGAGCTAAATTATGAGGAGAATGACGTAGCGCTACGAGCTTTATTAAAACACTACTCTACGAAGGAACAATTAACGGATGACGAAGTGAAATTTATTGATTATCATTTGAGTAGATTAGTTCAAAAGGGAGTAGTACTGCCATTTTTTAAAGAGTTTAAGAGAAATATGAGAATTCCACAGCATATGTACGATAAATGTTATGTGGAATATCATACAAATCCTAAAAATCGCGTTGTGATACACTACTCTTATGGATATGAGAGCGGAGAGAAAGATTTTGCCGTAGAAGAGATGCAAAATCAGTGTTATGGTATCTTCGTTAAGGAATTTATATTGTTTTATAACGAGGAACTACAATATTATATTACGGAGATTACAGAACAAGGGGAAGAAGTAACGGAAAGTAAAACGATTATTGGAACAATGGAAGAAGAGGCATCCGGAGAAGATTGTTATATTCAATTAAATCATATTATGGAGGCCAAAGAGTTAAAGGATGATGCAACGGTACTTCGACTATTAGATAATTATGTAAAGCAAAAGTTTACAATTGACACTTTATTTAAAGCAATTGATTAA